Proteins encoded by one window of Mycolicibacterium cosmeticum:
- a CDS encoding S-(hydroxymethyl)mycothiol dehydrogenase has protein sequence MPQTVRGVISRSKKQPVELVEIVIPDPGPGEVVVDIIACGVCHTDLTYREGGINDSYPFLLGHEAAGTVEAVGAGVTHVAPGDFVILNWRAVCGECRACKRGRPNLCFDTFNATQKMTLTDGTELTPALGIGAFADKTLVHQGQCTKVDPEADPAVAGLLGCGVMAGIGAAINTGNVGRNDTVAVIGCGGVGDAAIAGAALVGAKKIIAVDTDNRKLDWARGFGATHTINAKELDPVETIQDLTDGFGADVVIDAVGRPETWKQAFYARDLAGTVVLVGVPTPDMTLEMPLVDFFSRGGALKSSWYGDCLPERDFPTLISLYRQGRLPLEKFVSERIGLDQIEDAFHKMHAGEVLRSVVIL, from the coding sequence ATGCCTCAGACAGTGCGCGGTGTGATTTCCCGGTCGAAGAAGCAGCCCGTGGAGTTGGTGGAGATCGTGATCCCCGATCCCGGTCCGGGTGAGGTGGTGGTCGACATCATCGCGTGCGGGGTGTGCCATACCGATCTGACCTACCGCGAGGGCGGCATCAACGACTCCTACCCGTTCCTGTTGGGGCATGAGGCCGCCGGCACCGTGGAAGCGGTCGGTGCGGGTGTCACCCATGTCGCCCCCGGCGATTTCGTGATCCTGAACTGGCGCGCGGTGTGCGGCGAATGCCGGGCCTGCAAACGCGGCCGCCCCAACCTGTGTTTCGACACCTTCAACGCCACCCAGAAAATGACCCTGACCGACGGCACCGAACTGACCCCCGCCCTCGGGATCGGGGCGTTCGCCGACAAAACCCTCGTGCATCAGGGCCAGTGCACCAAAGTCGATCCCGAAGCCGACCCGGCCGTGGCCGGTCTGCTCGGCTGCGGGGTGATGGCCGGCATCGGCGCGGCCATCAACACCGGCAACGTGGGCCGCAACGACACCGTCGCGGTCATCGGCTGCGGCGGGGTGGGTGATGCCGCCATCGCCGGGGCGGCCCTGGTCGGGGCCAAAAAGATCATCGCCGTCGACACCGACAACCGGAAACTGGACTGGGCCCGCGGGTTCGGGGCCACCCACACCATCAACGCCAAAGAACTCGACCCCGTGGAGACCATCCAGGATCTGACCGACGGGTTCGGCGCCGACGTGGTCATCGACGCCGTCGGGCGCCCCGAAACCTGGAAGCAGGCCTTCTACGCCCGCGACCTGGCCGGCACCGTCGTGCTCGTCGGCGTCCCGACCCCGGACATGACCCTAGAAATGCCGTTGGTGGACTTCTTCTCCCGCGGCGGAGCACTCAAGTCGTCCTGGTACGGCGACTGCCTACCCGAACGCGACTTCCCCACCCTCATCAGTCTCTATCGCCAGGGCCGGCTGCCCCTGGAGAAATTCGTCTCCGAACGCATCGGCCTCGACCAGATCGAAGACGCCTTCCACAAAATGCACGCCGGCGAGGTCCTGCGCTCCGTGGTCATCCTCTGA
- a CDS encoding isocitrate lyase/PEP mutase family protein, with translation MTTPARARLRELLDREELIVAPGVYDGISAHLTKRTGHTAAYLTGAGVAASGFGLPDIGLVTQTEMVERARMVVRALGDVPLLADADTGYGAPINVIRTVRDYQDAGVAAIQLEDQAFPKRCGHLPDKELVGADDFVRTLAAALDARTDDGMLVIARTDARGPLGLDEAIRRANRYAAEGADVLFVEAPQSEDEIERIAAEVEAPLLLNLVLGGLTPEQSTQRLQQLGFAVAIHPSAVLAHSTLGTLTALCQLRGIDADEFLPSKPEEFFNLVGMAEWFTLGERYQPARREA, from the coding sequence ATGACGACCCCCGCCCGTGCACGGTTGCGCGAACTGCTCGACCGTGAGGAGCTCATCGTCGCCCCCGGCGTGTATGACGGAATCTCGGCACACCTGACCAAGCGCACCGGGCACACCGCGGCGTACCTCACCGGAGCCGGTGTCGCGGCGTCCGGGTTCGGCCTGCCCGACATCGGGCTCGTCACCCAGACCGAGATGGTCGAACGCGCCAGAATGGTCGTGCGCGCGCTCGGCGACGTGCCGCTGCTTGCCGATGCCGACACCGGCTACGGTGCGCCGATCAACGTCATCCGGACCGTGCGCGATTACCAGGACGCTGGCGTGGCCGCAATTCAACTGGAGGATCAGGCGTTTCCCAAACGGTGCGGCCATCTGCCCGACAAGGAACTGGTCGGCGCCGACGACTTCGTCCGTACGCTGGCCGCGGCTCTGGACGCGCGCACCGACGACGGCATGCTGGTGATCGCCCGCACCGACGCCCGCGGACCGCTCGGACTGGACGAAGCGATTCGCCGCGCCAACCGGTATGCGGCCGAAGGCGCCGACGTCCTCTTCGTCGAAGCGCCCCAGAGTGAGGACGAGATCGAGCGCATCGCCGCCGAGGTCGAGGCACCGCTGCTGCTCAACCTGGTGCTCGGCGGCCTGACCCCCGAGCAGTCCACACAGCGGCTGCAACAGTTGGGTTTTGCGGTTGCCATCCATCCCTCGGCCGTTCTCGCGCACTCGACGCTGGGCACGCTCACCGCACTGTGCCAGCTGCGCGGTATCGATGCCGACGAGTTCCTGCCGAGCAAGCCGGAAGAGTTCTTCAACCTGGTCGGAATGGCTGAGTGGTTCACGCTCGGCGAGAGATATCAGCCGGCTCGACGGGAGGCTTGA
- a CDS encoding serine hydrolase domain-containing protein, which yields MSALDVLSDWPVDTAAAAVIGAAGVLATHGDVGRVFRLASVTKPLVARAAQVAVEEGVFELDTPAGPPGATVRHLLAHASGVAMQSAQQMAAPGTRRIYSNYGFTLLAEALQDAAAIEFGGYLREAVFEPLGMADSDLVGGADAAGYGGRATVADLSAFAGELLRPRLVSPQMHTEAVSVQFPGLAGVLPGFGSQRPNDWGLGFEIRDGKSPHWTGALNTPRTFGHFGQSGTFLWVDPGADVALVVLTDRDFGEWTYPLWPAISDEVLREFRAD from the coding sequence GTGAGCGCCCTCGATGTGCTGTCGGACTGGCCGGTCGATACCGCAGCGGCGGCGGTGATCGGGGCGGCCGGCGTGCTGGCCACCCATGGCGATGTCGGCCGCGTGTTCCGGCTGGCCTCGGTGACCAAACCGCTGGTCGCCCGCGCCGCGCAGGTCGCCGTCGAGGAGGGCGTCTTCGAACTGGACACCCCGGCGGGTCCGCCCGGCGCGACGGTGCGCCACCTGCTGGCGCACGCCTCGGGTGTGGCGATGCAGTCGGCCCAACAGATGGCGGCGCCCGGCACCCGGCGGATCTACTCCAACTACGGCTTCACCCTGCTGGCCGAGGCGCTGCAGGACGCGGCGGCCATCGAGTTCGGCGGGTATCTGCGCGAAGCGGTGTTCGAGCCGCTCGGGATGGCGGACTCCGACCTGGTCGGCGGTGCCGACGCCGCAGGGTACGGCGGCCGGGCCACCGTGGCCGACCTCAGCGCTTTCGCCGGTGAACTGCTGCGCCCGAGGTTGGTGTCGCCGCAGATGCACACCGAGGCCGTGTCGGTGCAGTTCCCCGGCCTGGCCGGGGTGCTGCCCGGATTCGGGTCGCAGCGCCCCAACGACTGGGGGCTGGGTTTCGAGATCAGGGACGGCAAGTCGCCGCATTGGACCGGGGCGCTCAACACGCCGCGCACCTTCGGGCATTTCGGCCAGTCAGGGACGTTTCTGTGGGTCGATCCGGGCGCTGACGTGGCGCTGGTGGTGCTGACCGACCGGGATTTCGGGGAGTGGACGTATCCGCTGTGGCCGGCGATCTCTGATGAGGTCCTGAGAGAATTCCGCGCAGACTAG
- a CDS encoding YbhB/YbcL family Raf kinase inhibitor-like protein yields MFSDGGAMPSKCAGRGVGDNVSPPLRWSGVPEHTAALVLVIEDEDVPLPRPLMHTVAVLDPAVGQLDEGSLQPGTPGLRFLKTLLGYGYSGPRPIPGHGTHHYRFSLFALSRPVPHDVTTTRSLMNIIRASGTARGVLTGTYERP; encoded by the coding sequence ATGTTCAGCGATGGCGGTGCCATGCCGAGCAAGTGCGCCGGCAGAGGTGTCGGTGACAACGTGTCACCACCGTTGCGCTGGTCCGGTGTACCGGAGCACACCGCGGCCCTGGTGCTGGTCATCGAAGACGAAGACGTGCCGCTGCCACGTCCGCTGATGCACACGGTGGCGGTCCTCGATCCCGCCGTCGGTCAACTCGACGAAGGTTCGCTGCAACCGGGCACACCCGGATTGCGATTCCTCAAAACGCTACTCGGATATGGGTATTCAGGACCGCGTCCCATTCCCGGTCATGGAACGCATCACTATCGTTTCTCTCTTTTCGCTCTCAGTAGGCCCGTACCGCACGACGTCACCACCACGCGCAGCCTCATGAACATCATCCGCGCCAGTGGGACCGCACGCGGTGTGCTGACCGGTACCTATGAGCGTCCCTAG
- a CDS encoding MmgE/PrpD family protein has product MTATGATASLADFVADTTLDDIPEQARTRLAQCLLDFIGVAAAGSRYGESSRAIRTALRSVATGGDTTVVADPDPWPQPYAAMLNGIYAHSLDFDDTHIAGGLHPGAAVIPAVLAVAEESDATGTDLLTSLAVGYEVCCRVGVALGRGAYRRGFHPTAVAGLIGATVGAGRLRGLDAVGVVQAIGLAGSMAAGSMQYLASGAENKRLHPGLAAHNAILATTFAGSGVRGAAAALEGNYGLLHAYTDQPHPDQLTADLGRVWYLEGTGIKPYPACRLTHGAIDAALQVRADLAAKLPPDASVRLTISPTADQLVGGTDPRKRAPENSVDGQFSAVFQAAVALLDGRVDWRSYQRITAPDVRALTARVELSTDATLPEAGAELRVTTDGKIHTARVELPSGEPGSNLSWELVRTKYQGLTRHVFPEPVAETVADLTGCHSARILIRSLRAAIPADPQENS; this is encoded by the coding sequence ATGACCGCCACAGGAGCCACCGCGAGTCTGGCCGACTTCGTCGCAGACACCACACTCGACGACATACCAGAACAGGCCCGAACCCGGTTGGCACAGTGCCTGCTCGACTTCATCGGCGTCGCAGCAGCCGGATCGCGCTACGGCGAATCCAGCCGCGCGATACGAACGGCGTTGCGCAGCGTGGCGACCGGCGGTGACACGACGGTCGTCGCCGACCCCGACCCCTGGCCGCAGCCGTACGCCGCGATGCTCAACGGGATCTATGCCCACAGCCTCGATTTCGACGACACCCACATCGCCGGTGGCCTGCATCCCGGCGCAGCCGTGATCCCCGCCGTCCTGGCGGTTGCCGAGGAAAGCGATGCCACCGGCACCGACCTGCTGACCTCGCTCGCGGTGGGATACGAGGTGTGTTGTCGCGTCGGTGTGGCACTGGGGCGTGGCGCCTACCGGCGTGGCTTTCACCCCACCGCGGTCGCGGGCCTGATCGGTGCGACCGTGGGGGCCGGCCGGCTGCGGGGTCTTGATGCCGTCGGTGTCGTGCAGGCGATCGGGTTGGCCGGGTCGATGGCAGCCGGATCGATGCAGTATCTGGCCAGCGGCGCCGAAAACAAGCGCCTCCACCCCGGCCTTGCGGCCCACAACGCGATTTTGGCAACGACTTTCGCCGGATCCGGGGTGCGCGGGGCAGCCGCGGCCCTGGAGGGCAACTACGGCCTGCTGCACGCGTACACCGATCAGCCCCACCCCGACCAACTCACCGCCGATCTCGGCCGAGTTTGGTATCTGGAGGGCACCGGCATCAAGCCCTATCCGGCGTGCCGGCTGACCCACGGCGCCATCGACGCCGCGCTACAGGTCCGCGCTGACCTCGCGGCGAAACTACCGCCCGATGCCAGTGTCCGGCTGACGATCTCGCCGACGGCAGACCAGCTTGTCGGGGGCACCGATCCACGTAAGCGTGCGCCGGAGAATTCTGTCGACGGTCAGTTCAGTGCGGTGTTCCAGGCTGCAGTCGCACTGCTCGACGGTCGCGTCGACTGGCGAAGCTATCAGCGCATCACCGCTCCCGACGTGCGTGCGCTGACCGCACGCGTCGAGCTGTCCACCGATGCGACGTTGCCCGAAGCCGGGGCCGAACTCCGTGTCACCACCGACGGCAAAATCCATACTGCCCGCGTCGAACTGCCCTCGGGGGAGCCGGGTAGCAACCTGTCGTGGGAACTCGTCCGCACCAAATACCAGGGTCTCACCCGGCATGTGTTTCCCGAGCCGGTTGCGGAGACGGTCGCCGACCTCACCGGCTGCCACTCGGCTCGTATCCTCATCCGCTCACTACGGGCCGCCATACCCGCTGACCCACAGGAGAACTCATGA
- a CDS encoding COG4705 family protein: MTAIFWVTKILTTGFGEAASDAAMRTIGSVAAAVAWLLLAVGLVIQFRSLRYRPAVYWFSVVMVAVFGTMAADIPSSVGVPLWVTSVAYLLLVLIIFVCWFRAEGTLSFATIGTRRREGFYWLAVAVTFALGTAVGDLTADVWGWGYLASGLVFCALIAIPAAAVRARWLGAVAGFWIAYVLTRPLGASFADWMSMPQRHGGLGLGAPLVALIWAVPVVIIVGLMTVADGRR, from the coding sequence GTGACGGCGATCTTCTGGGTCACGAAGATCCTGACGACGGGGTTCGGTGAAGCGGCTTCCGACGCGGCGATGCGAACGATCGGTTCAGTCGCCGCCGCGGTGGCATGGTTACTGCTGGCAGTGGGTTTGGTAATTCAGTTCCGGTCGCTCCGTTACCGTCCGGCGGTTTACTGGTTCAGCGTCGTGATGGTGGCTGTGTTCGGCACCATGGCCGCCGACATTCCGTCCTCGGTCGGCGTTCCACTGTGGGTCACCTCGGTCGCTTACCTACTGCTGGTGCTGATCATTTTCGTGTGTTGGTTCCGCGCCGAGGGCACCTTGAGTTTCGCCACCATTGGCACGAGGCGCCGCGAGGGTTTCTACTGGCTCGCAGTCGCGGTGACCTTCGCGTTGGGCACGGCCGTCGGCGACCTGACCGCGGACGTGTGGGGCTGGGGGTACCTGGCGTCCGGTTTGGTGTTCTGCGCGCTAATCGCGATACCGGCAGCCGCCGTCCGGGCCCGGTGGCTCGGCGCCGTCGCAGGGTTCTGGATCGCCTACGTACTGACCCGGCCCCTTGGTGCTTCCTTCGCAGACTGGATGAGCATGCCGCAGCGGCACGGCGGGCTCGGGCTCGGCGCACCGCTGGTCGCACTGATTTGGGCGGTTCCGGTGGTCATTATCGTCGGCCTGATGACCGTCGCCGACGGGAGGCGCTGA
- a CDS encoding LeuD/DmdB family oxidoreductase small subunit gives MTGRVWVFGDSLNTDAMYPPDAMKLDVPEAAKMVFYQVRPGWADQVEPGDIVVAGTNFGVGSSRPVATLFNQLGVAALIAEEFNSLFFRNAVNAGLPAMTIPGATAAFSDGDTGTFDLRSGAWRNDTTGVDGTAGELPELILEILASGGVLPRLAEQGYIPAELADALRSPAISAAAHGSGT, from the coding sequence GTGACCGGCCGCGTCTGGGTGTTCGGCGACAGCCTCAACACCGACGCCATGTATCCACCCGACGCCATGAAGCTCGATGTTCCCGAGGCGGCCAAGATGGTCTTCTACCAAGTACGGCCCGGATGGGCCGACCAGGTCGAACCCGGTGACATCGTGGTGGCCGGCACGAATTTCGGCGTCGGATCGTCGCGCCCGGTCGCCACACTGTTCAACCAACTCGGTGTGGCCGCGTTGATCGCCGAGGAGTTCAACTCGCTGTTCTTCCGCAACGCGGTCAACGCCGGCTTACCCGCGATGACCATCCCTGGTGCCACCGCCGCGTTCTCCGATGGCGATACCGGCACGTTCGACCTGCGCAGCGGCGCCTGGCGCAACGACACCACCGGCGTGGATGGCACCGCCGGTGAGCTTCCCGAGCTCATACTGGAGATTCTCGCGAGCGGGGGCGTGTTGCCTCGGCTGGCCGAACAAGGTTATATCCCAGCCGAACTCGCCGACGCGCTTCGCTCACCGGCGATATCGGCGGCAGCACACGGCAGCGGCACATGA
- a CDS encoding MBL fold metallo-hydrolase: MGAITRVVTSGTFSLDGGTWDVDNNIWLVGDDSDVIVFDAAHTAAPIIEAVAGRNVVAVICTHGHNDHITVAPELATTLDAPVFLHPADDMLWREIHPDTDFRSVEDGLVLTAGGIEVHALHTPGHSPGSVCWSAPALNAVISGDTLFQGGPGATGRSYSSFPTILESISTKLGTLPDETVVYTGHGDTTTIGGELVHYDEWVKRGH; encoded by the coding sequence ATGGGTGCCATCACCCGGGTCGTCACCAGCGGCACCTTCTCCCTCGACGGCGGCACCTGGGACGTCGACAACAACATCTGGCTCGTCGGCGACGACTCAGATGTCATCGTCTTCGACGCCGCCCACACCGCCGCCCCCATCATCGAGGCCGTCGCCGGACGCAACGTCGTCGCCGTCATCTGCACCCACGGCCACAACGACCACATCACCGTCGCCCCCGAACTGGCCACCACCCTGGACGCCCCGGTGTTCCTGCACCCCGCCGACGACATGCTCTGGCGAGAAATCCACCCCGACACCGACTTCCGAAGCGTCGAGGACGGACTGGTGCTCACCGCCGGCGGCATCGAGGTACACGCCCTGCACACCCCCGGGCACTCCCCGGGCTCGGTGTGCTGGTCGGCCCCCGCACTGAACGCCGTCATCTCCGGAGACACCCTGTTCCAAGGCGGACCCGGCGCCACCGGCCGCTCCTACTCCAGCTTCCCCACCATCCTGGAATCCATCTCCACCAAACTGGGCACCCTGCCCGACGAAACCGTCGTCTACACCGGCCACGGCGACACCACCACCATCGGCGGCGAACTGGTCCACTACGACGAATGGGTCAAGCGCGGCCACTGA
- a CDS encoding MmgE/PrpD family protein yields MNALSTQPQIVTPSAPDGPTGRLVDWVHALAWDQIPDPVRRRAVHLLLDGIGCGLIGAQLPWSRVATQAVLGIEGAGTVPVLGTGRTTTPIGATLLNSTFIQGFELDDFHPLAPLHSASLLVPSLLATAAHLDRPVSGRELLVAAIAGFETGPRIGYALGGTEMLSRGWHSGPIFGGIASALACGKLRGLDGAQLEDAVGFGATQSAGLMSAQYEAMGKRMQHGFAARNGFYSAALAESGYTGIDQVLERPYGGFLAVYGEGHDPDAEAIARGLGDHWETTFIMVKSWSVMGGLHGVVEAARTLRERLGGRMIERIDIRVGDVIYHHGWWNPQRPLTAIGGQMNIGYAAAVTLLDGVALPQQFTAARLDADDVWQLLDRTHVELDRSIDELPLTERFQTHLTLSFSDGSTDTATVIAPHGYPGDPVTDDEVVAKFHSLVDPVMPAERAAAIEHALLGLPDVDDVAPLVELLGGEVGRALD; encoded by the coding sequence ATGAACGCATTGTCGACGCAGCCGCAGATAGTGACCCCGAGCGCCCCCGACGGTCCCACCGGCCGACTGGTGGACTGGGTCCACGCGCTGGCCTGGGATCAGATTCCCGACCCGGTGCGCCGGCGTGCCGTCCACCTCTTGCTCGACGGCATCGGATGTGGGCTGATCGGGGCACAGCTGCCGTGGTCTCGCGTCGCCACTCAGGCTGTGCTCGGCATCGAGGGGGCCGGCACCGTTCCGGTCCTCGGTACCGGCCGGACCACAACACCCATCGGCGCGACACTGCTCAACAGCACCTTCATCCAAGGCTTCGAACTCGACGACTTCCACCCGCTGGCGCCGTTGCACTCTGCGTCGCTGCTGGTGCCGTCGCTGCTGGCGACGGCAGCTCACCTCGATCGCCCGGTGAGCGGCCGGGAGCTGCTGGTGGCTGCGATCGCCGGGTTCGAAACCGGACCGCGGATCGGCTACGCCCTCGGCGGTACCGAAATGCTGTCCCGCGGATGGCATTCGGGCCCGATCTTCGGCGGCATCGCGAGCGCGCTGGCCTGCGGCAAGCTGCGTGGCCTCGACGGCGCCCAACTTGAGGACGCGGTCGGTTTCGGCGCGACCCAGTCCGCCGGGCTGATGTCGGCACAGTACGAGGCGATGGGAAAGCGGATGCAACACGGCTTCGCAGCCCGCAACGGGTTCTATTCGGCGGCGCTCGCCGAATCGGGCTACACCGGTATCGACCAGGTGTTGGAAAGACCGTACGGCGGATTCCTCGCGGTGTACGGCGAGGGCCATGACCCCGACGCAGAGGCCATTGCCCGTGGTCTCGGCGACCACTGGGAGACCACTTTCATCATGGTGAAGTCGTGGTCCGTGATGGGTGGCTTGCACGGTGTGGTGGAGGCGGCCCGCACGCTACGGGAACGCTTGGGCGGCCGCATGATCGAGCGCATCGACATCCGCGTCGGTGACGTCATCTACCACCACGGCTGGTGGAACCCGCAGCGCCCTCTGACCGCGATCGGCGGGCAGATGAACATCGGCTACGCCGCAGCCGTCACCCTGCTGGACGGAGTCGCTCTGCCCCAGCAGTTCACCGCCGCTCGCCTCGACGCCGACGACGTGTGGCAGCTGCTGGACCGCACGCATGTCGAACTCGATCGCAGCATCGACGAACTGCCACTGACCGAACGCTTCCAGACACACCTGACCCTGTCCTTCAGCGACGGCAGCACCGACACCGCAACGGTGATCGCACCGCATGGTTACCCGGGGGACCCGGTAACCGACGACGAGGTGGTCGCGAAGTTCCACAGCTTGGTCGATCCGGTGATGCCGGCCGAGCGCGCCGCCGCGATCGAGCACGCTTTGCTCGGTCTGCCGGACGTCGACGATGTCGCGCCGTTGGTGGAACTGCTCGGCGGTGAAGTGGGACGGGCGCTGGACTGA
- a CDS encoding IclR family transcriptional regulator produces the protein MATTALRGLHVLETLAGMRQPATLRDIAERAGLSQSNAFRILQALEQEGYLHHLGRAGYRLASRSLALATVIGPRPAMLRLMYPVVARLAATSGEAAVIHLRAGHFRVLVLGVPARSGPIFDPAGVLGERTPLASGASGRIILAYLPETQRAGIDPAGVTPEQLATIRERGYETSHGENHPGINGISVPLLAEVDGAADSPIALGAMTIAGPAERLPDDGLLRLAGPLQAACRDLSPRLAALLGPNPGATLDALDL, from the coding sequence GTGGCTACGACAGCGCTGCGCGGACTGCATGTGCTGGAGACACTCGCGGGGATGCGTCAGCCCGCGACGTTGCGCGATATCGCCGAGCGCGCCGGTCTCTCCCAGTCCAATGCGTTCCGAATCCTGCAGGCGCTCGAGCAGGAGGGCTACCTCCATCACCTCGGCCGCGCCGGTTACCGCTTGGCGAGCCGCTCACTGGCGCTCGCAACCGTCATCGGTCCGCGCCCGGCGATGTTGCGGTTGATGTATCCGGTGGTGGCCCGGCTCGCCGCGACCAGCGGCGAAGCCGCCGTGATTCACCTGCGAGCCGGCCACTTTCGGGTCCTCGTGCTGGGTGTGCCGGCGCGGTCTGGACCGATATTCGATCCGGCGGGCGTCCTTGGAGAGCGGACGCCGCTGGCCTCGGGAGCCAGTGGGCGGATCATCCTCGCTTATCTACCCGAGACGCAGCGTGCCGGTATCGACCCCGCGGGAGTCACCCCCGAACAGCTGGCAACGATCCGCGAGCGTGGCTACGAGACCTCGCACGGGGAAAACCATCCTGGCATCAATGGAATCTCGGTGCCGCTGCTCGCCGAGGTCGATGGAGCGGCAGATTCGCCCATCGCGCTGGGCGCCATGACGATTGCCGGGCCGGCCGAACGCCTTCCCGACGACGGCCTGCTGCGCCTCGCCGGCCCGCTACAGGCGGCCTGCCGCGACCTCAGCCCGCGCCTGGCGGCGCTCTTGGGACCGAATCCGGGTGCCACGCTCGACGCGCTCGATCTGTAG
- a CDS encoding 3-isopropylmalate dehydratase large subunit translates to MGMTMIERILARKAGVPHVRAGDMVTVDVDMTVLIDLQFATMWIQPLRINDPDKVAIVMDHAVPAPTIKDAAGGPKARKFAEDFAIRRFYDVGRHGICHQVIAENGLARPGEILACTDSHTCAGGAYNTAARGLGPAEVYSILCTGATWFQCSPTIRYELTGSLPSGVSGKDVFLYIADEYGDTPNINLEYGGPGLASIPLNDRRTIATQGAEVSADFSTFAYDDVLAQRFHELGISGYEPAHADPDATYLDVRKIDLSALVPYVARPGTVSRNGMPVNEIEPRKIDQAFIGSCANGQLDDLRIAADVLRGRQVAPGVRLIVTPASQQVYGDAMRLGYLQDIADAGAVVTNATCGACFGYHMGVVGPGEVCLTSSTRNFTGRMGSTEAEIYMASPATVAASAVAGHITDAREALTR, encoded by the coding sequence ATGGGTATGACGATGATCGAACGGATCCTGGCGCGCAAAGCCGGCGTTCCCCACGTTCGCGCCGGTGACATGGTCACCGTGGACGTCGACATGACCGTCCTGATCGACCTGCAGTTCGCCACCATGTGGATCCAGCCGCTCAGGATCAACGATCCCGACAAGGTCGCGATCGTCATGGATCACGCGGTGCCGGCACCCACCATCAAAGACGCCGCGGGTGGCCCGAAAGCGCGGAAGTTCGCGGAGGACTTCGCTATTCGACGCTTCTACGACGTCGGCCGGCACGGCATCTGTCACCAGGTGATAGCCGAGAACGGATTGGCGCGCCCCGGCGAGATTCTGGCCTGCACCGACAGTCACACGTGCGCCGGCGGTGCCTACAACACCGCGGCGCGCGGGCTGGGGCCGGCCGAGGTGTACTCGATCCTGTGCACGGGCGCCACCTGGTTTCAGTGTTCGCCGACGATCCGCTACGAGCTGACCGGCAGCCTGCCTTCCGGGGTCAGCGGCAAAGACGTATTCCTCTATATCGCAGACGAATACGGTGACACACCGAACATCAACCTGGAGTATGGCGGACCGGGGCTCGCCTCGATACCACTGAACGATCGCCGCACCATTGCCACCCAGGGAGCCGAAGTGTCCGCCGACTTCTCCACGTTCGCGTACGACGACGTCCTGGCTCAACGTTTTCACGAACTCGGCATCAGCGGGTACGAGCCGGCCCACGCCGATCCCGACGCCACCTACCTGGACGTACGAAAGATCGACCTGTCGGCCCTCGTGCCCTACGTCGCCCGGCCCGGAACGGTGTCCCGAAACGGGATGCCGGTCAACGAGATCGAGCCGCGTAAAATCGACCAGGCCTTCATCGGATCGTGCGCGAACGGTCAGCTCGACGACCTGCGGATCGCCGCCGATGTGTTGCGCGGCCGACAGGTCGCACCCGGTGTGCGGCTCATCGTCACCCCGGCAAGCCAGCAGGTTTACGGCGATGCCATGCGCCTGGGCTATCTGCAGGACATCGCCGACGCCGGCGCCGTCGTCACCAACGCCACGTGCGGTGCCTGCTTCGGGTACCACATGGGCGTCGTCGGGCCGGGAGAGGTCTGCCTGACGTCCTCCACCCGCAACTTCACCGGCCGGATGGGTTCGACCGAGGCCGAGATCTACATGGCCTCACCGGCGACCGTCGCCGCATCGGCCGTGGCCGGCCATATCACCGATGCCAGAGAGGCACTGACCCGATGA